A part of Trachemys scripta elegans isolate TJP31775 unplaced genomic scaffold, CAS_Tse_1.0 scaffold_66, whole genome shotgun sequence genomic DNA contains:
- the LOC117870619 gene encoding zinc finger protein RFP-like, which yields MAAESPARCLQAEASCPICREYFKDPVIIDCGHSFCRACISRCWEGSDTDVSCPQCGETAQQRNLTPNRQLANVLEIVQQLSLRGIEDAGWERVCGEHRQPLKLFCEEDQTPICVMCDASRAHAAHTVVPIREAAQEYEETFQAHLKTLKEEKEKLKGFKVTGEGTSQQYRIQTEKERREIVSEFQQLKTFLEEEERLLLAHLEKLDEEIVKLQHDNVTQLSEEISRLSELIRELEGKCQKPASELLQDIRSTLSRCETGKFQQPVEISPELAERRSNFSQKIFALTETLRKFKDTLPSELERKEGEPLESYTPVNVTLDPDTAHPELVLSADGKSVTWECWRQVLPDNPERFDRCPCVLGCEGFTSGRHCWEMEVEVGDEGRWAVGVARESVRRKERINLNPKEGIWAVERWGHQFRALTSPTTPLRRVPSRIRVSLDCERGQVTFSDAVSEAPIFTFPPGSIPGERICPWLLVRSSSGVRLCL from the exons ATGGCTGCAGAGAGCCCTGCACGATGTCTCCAGGCTGAAGCTAGTTGCCCCATCTGTCGGGAGTATTTTAAAGACCCGGTGATTATAGACTGCGGGCACAGTTTCTGCAGAGCCTGCATCAGCCGGTGCTGGGAAGGGTCGGACACAGACGTCTCCTGTCCTCAGTGCGGAGAAACTGCTCAGCAGAGAAACCTCACACCCAACAGGCAGCTGGCGAATGTCCTAGAAATTGTCCAACAGCTGAGTTTACGGGGAATTGAGGATGCAGGATGGGAGAGAGTGTGCGGGGAGCACCGGCAGCCTCTCAAGCTGTTCTGTGAAGAGGATCAAACCCCCATCTGCGTGATGTGTGATGCATCCCGGGCTCACGCCGCTCACACGGTGGTTCCCATCCGGGAGGCTGCCCAGGAGTACGAG GAGACGTTCCAGGCCCATTTGAAGACtctgaaggaagagaaagaaaagctgAAGGGATTTAAAGTGACTGGCGAGGGGACAAGCCAGCAGTATCGG atacaGACAGAAAAGGAGAGGCGGGAGATTGTGTCTGAGTTTCAGCAACTGAAGACGTTTCTGGAGGAAGAAGAGCGACTCCTGCTGGCCCACCTGGAAAAGCTGGACGAGGAGATTGTGAAGCTACAGCACGACAATGTCACTCAACTCTCTGAGGAGATTTCCCGGCTCAGCGAGCTGATCCGTGAGCTGGAGGGGAAGTGTCAGAAGCCAGCGAGTGAATTGCTGCAG GATATCAGAAGCACCTTGAGCAG ATGTGAGACGGGGAAGTTCCAGCAGCCAGTGGAGATTTCTCCGGAGCTGGCAGAGAGACGCAGCAATTTCTCCCAGAAAATTTTTGCTCTAACAGAGACTCTGAGGAAGTTCAAAG ACACGCTGCCCTCTGAACTGGAGAGAAAAGAAGGGGAACCCCTAGAGTCATACACACCAG tgaatgtgactctggatccGGACACAGCTCATCCCGAACTCGTCCTCTCTGCGGATGGGAAAAGTGTGACATGGGAATGCTGGCGGCAGGTTCTGCCCGACAATCCGGAGAGATTCGACCGATGTCCCTgcgtgctgggctgtgagggctTCACCTCTGGGAGACATTGCTGGGAgatggaggtggaggtgggggatgagGGACGCTGGGCggtgggggtggccagagagtctgtgagGAGGAAGGAACGGATCAACCTTAACCCCAAGGAGGGGATCTGGGCGGTGGAGCGGTGGGGGCATCAGTTCCGGGCTCTCACCTCCCCTACGACCCCCCTGCGCCGGGTCCCCAGCAGGATCCGGGTTTCTCTGGACTGTGAACGGGGGCAGGTGACGTTTTCTGACGCGGTTAGCGAGGCCCCAATCTTCACTTTCCCGCCGGGCTCCATCCCCGGCGAGAGAATCTGCCCCTGGCTCTTGGTAAGATCGAGCAGTGGTGTCAGACTGTGTCTCTGA